A segment of the Salminus brasiliensis chromosome 5, fSalBra1.hap2, whole genome shotgun sequence genome:
CACGTGTGATTGGTTTGGTTTTAAACTAGCActgtatatacaaatatatactatatatacatacacacacgtgcAGTTGCAATCGAAATGGCTAATggcttaataaataattagctAGGTTTATTAGCCAAACTTACAAATCTTTAAGCTTTGTACTAAACCATTCAAGCAAgaacaaaataaaattaaatagcTCATCACGACTAATATGACAAGTGGCTTCTTCAAATCCAGCACAATATGGCACTTTGAATGACCATAACAGGTTTACAATTATTATAGCCAGCTAATTaatacacatttgcaaatcaggGGCTTtattagttgcatcaggtgtgcaCAGAATACAGGGATTGGCTCGAGGTTTATTGACGATGACGTTTGattgcatgttagaaatatgACAAATTAAGAGAGTTGTCCAAAaggtcgaaggacaccaggaagaaaatggaagacatacgaGACCATCGATAATCTCCCTTGATGtagggctccacgcaagatctcatcccgtggggtcaaaatgatcatgagaacagtgaacaaaaatcccagacgtgtccccctgcttaagacAGTACATGTCCAGGTCCATCTtaagtttgccagagaacatatggatgatccagaagaggactgggagaatatcatgtggtcaaatgaaaccaaaatagaacttttttgTAAAAACTCAACTCATCGTGtttggaagaagaagaatgcaGAGTTGCATcctaagaacaccatacctacagtgaagcatgggggtggaaacatcatggtttggggctgtttttctgcaaagagGACAGGGCAACTGATCCGTGAtaagggaagaatgaatggggccatgtatagTGAGatttttaagccaaaacctccttccatcagtgagagcattgaaggtggaacgtggctgggtcttccagcatgacaatgatcccaaacatacCGCTTGGGCAACGGAGGAGTGGCtctttaaaaagcatttcaaggtcctggagtggcctagccagtctccagacctcaaccccatcaaAAAATTGTgaagggagttgaaagtctgtgttgcccagcgacagccccaaacatcactgctctagaggagatctgcaggTCTGCAGTGTGCccatgatgaaaattacagacctctttcATCTCTCAtcaagaacttgcacaatcagtggctcactaaatactttttttgccccactgtacacCTCTCCATTCTGCTCAAAACCATATAAACTACAGAAGCTTtaggattctgttctgtggagcaatTTGTAATCCTATGAAGAACACACTACCTACAGTAAAGCATGATGGTggttcagtgatgctctggagctggaaacctgcagcatgtggaAGGCAAGATGGATTAGATGTAATTGAGCCATCCAACAGGACAGTAATCTCAAGCATACCTCagagtccaccaaggcttggtttcagaagatgTCCAGGAAGATTCTAGAGGGgggttatactcctctagcccacacctggcattaggcatggtaccaacaggttcttgtttatctgccccagagaatTCCATtgtattggcagcacttctctacagggactggacaagcagcatgtgtgtgcacatttgctcatctgtgtcaacaataggtgtaacttaaagtagctgaatacatttgtTATAacagatgtccacaaacatttggcaatAATTACTTTAATGACAAATTAAATGACAAATAATAGAATTGCTGTTATTGAGATGCTCTTACCCAGTCATCTTGTTTGCCTCGTCAAAGTGAATCTGATCCTTACACTTGCTCATTTTTCTTGCTTCCAATGCAACAGCTTCACCTGCAGCGTCATACTTAGAGCCCACCCTTTTGACagatcccagccaacatgctcatgtgggacTTGAATAGGCTGCGAGAGGGTTTGTACatgtttttactgggacccagctgAGCTTCCCGAATGGCCTTAATTTCCATGTTGTGCCACCTATACCGACCCAAAAGCACAGAAATACACCCAGGCCTGAATATTTAGAAATAATCTGGCCAagcaaaatgtgtgtatgtctttGAAATGTTCACTCTGTGCATTGATTACTTCTGCGCTAAATGTGTAGTACTTATTTCATATAGTTTTCAGggtaaaataatatttacatatatagcatacagtcttatgcaaatatCTGGACACCCCTGGTAAAAATaggtttaattatttaaaaaaaaaaaaaaaaaaaaaaaccaaaacaaaaaaaaaaaaaaaaaacagttcacaTCCTCTCTGGAGAACACATTTATGCAGAAGTACTGTTTATTGGCTtaatttgaaaataaataaatgtgcgGTGTACAAAAGTAATGACATTTTCTCtctgttaaattcagttaatTAAAACTGTGCTCTTATTGTGCAGAAAATGCCATACAAATTTGTTTTCTGTAAAGAAtttgttcataaaataaataaaaaaaatagtccAGGGATGAGCAAACTATTGCATAAGACTAGCTTGTTTCCCCTTAAAATGGCAAAACTTTCAAATAAAAATTAAACCATTGGTTATTTAGCAACGGTTTGTTTAAGCACATCTCATGGAATCCCACAGGGTCCTATTTTAGGGCATATGAAACTAATGTTAAATATGacagtgaagaactgaagtatgtagaaaaaaaagaaaacaaaataatattttaaaaaatccttACGCAAAACAAGATATGACGCTAACTGCTGCGTTAAACATGTTTCCATTTTGTAATGTCTGGACTGCTGTAATACATTATTCACAAGACCACTGCAGCAGAGTACAAACACAAAGCAGAGAAAATGTCTTATACCCATTAGACCATCATTTCCCCGATCTCAATTACAACTCATTTTGAGATTCATCTACTGACTATTGTTCATAAATAACAAAATGCATTCTAAAGGGAGCGGTGCTTtaaggaacatctccaaaatgaaacCGCCATCTGTTACTATTGACCCAAGTTTTGCAACAATACACATTAATATTTATCAGGCACTTACCATTACAAGTTACAAACATACAtctgtatgtttatttttcttGACAGCTTTACAGTGATGTTAATGGGATAAGTTCAGGTTTATCCAATAAGAATGTTTCACAGCTCCTTCTCCCATTGAATAGGTTTGAGTTAGGCTTAACTTTAAAAAAGTTCAAATGGAACTTTTTTTAGGCTGTAATGAGAGAAGGTGACTGAGCATTTGGGTTTGACTGAttatgctttgggcttgtgttgcagccagtgaaaCATTTCACTGTTAGATGGAAGAATGGATTcgccaaaaacaacaaaaacataaacCACATATCTTAaaaactcactcactgactcctTAGGAGTCACATCAAAAAACTTAAATTAATAGTTCAAAATAGATACATAATAAATAGGTAGATAGATGGTCTTCAAGCAACATTGTATGTATACATGATTCTAAATAATACCATTGGTGGGTGGGGGACTTTCATAAATTGTTAGCTAAACTAAAAGAAGCAATCAGGACGCATCACGGCCTAAGGTAAGGGGACAATTGTGCAAATTTGATTCTTTGGTAAAATTACAGGTTTGTGCGGACAAAatctaagacaaaaaaaaaaaaaaaataatgtgtgCAAAGCCAGACGGGAGAGAGCGAATTCTTGTAAAACAACTGCCTATATCAAATTCAGGATTTTCTGCTATATGGTAATAGCTTTTTACCATATTCGACGGGGACAGCTgtaatacataataaacagtAACGTCCACAAAATGTTTAGCAAGCTAACCATGTAATTTATGTAACTTATCACATCAAAGCCAAAACATTGGTGAACCACTTTAGTAGATAAATATTGTTTCAtatgaaataaaatacatttaatgtttACAATACACTCTTCAATAGCATTGATTATTCCAAGCATTTTAACTGTGCCTTACCCACTTTATCCCAGCTAAGATTGGTGCATACCTTGCTCGTCAAATGTAAGAACCATTACACACACAACTGTATTCAGAataggaaacaaacaaacaaaaaaaaatcccaaagtGTCAATTTCATAGAACATTAACTGTATTAAAATGCAAACTAATTTGCCAATTAGTATACCGCACCATACACTTGACTCAGGGTACTAAAGGTAAACTTATCTTCTTTCATATAGAACTATTTCACTGCAGACTTGCCAAAATGCATTCAGGCCCcagccaaaaaacaaaaacaaaaacaaaaacacaacatttacataaaaatgtacaaaaaaaagaatccatacagtagggtttttttgtttgttttttttaaacaggatagctagctatgtaaaaaattattttaacatCATAGAGGTGCAAACTATTTACAAACTGGCTTAAGGAATATCATAAAAGGTACCCAAACAATGACTTATCTGTAATTCCTTGCATTCTCTCAAAGACAATACAGAAACGCAAGATTACTTTGTCAACATGTAATTCAGGGGTGTTGAATTCCAATTCAAAGGGTCCATGTCCTTATAGTTCAGCATTTTTTTCTTACTGTTATACACCCTGTGCAACTCATCAGCTAATCAAGGCCTTTCTGACTTCAAATGACAGATGTGCTGGAGCATGGAAAACAAGCTGTTGATGCACTTGTCCCAAACAAACGTTTGACCCTCCTAATGTTATAGCTAGAACATGCTTACAGAACGACAGTATTTCTTGTTACTCATTGACTTCGGATTTCATAATTGGCGCCACCTCTGGAATGAGAAGGTTATGTTTGACCTTGTTCACCTCGGTCATGTTGAACCCAAGAAGTACCGCAGTAGTCTTCTTTTGGATTACTTTCATGCATCTGGTACGCCTGGTGCTGAAGTGAAAGAGTATGTCAGCTTTGTTCATCCACAAACGTTTCGCCAGAACTTGAGTCTCCACTCTTGACGGGTATGGTTTTCGGTGAAAGTACTTTGTGAGGAACTCTTTTCTGTCTTCAAAGGATTTCATCTCCATTCCTGTTGGGTCCAGCTCAAGCACAACAGAGGCGTTCGAGGAGTTTCGTCCTCTTCCGTTTCTCTCTGAAGTGCCCTCTGTTTTCAGTTTGCCGAATTCTTTCTCTCCCCTTTGCGCTTGCGAATTACCCCTCTGCTGGATGGGATTCTGTATATTTCCATTTAAGTACACAGTAGGATCAGGATTCAGCTGCCTCTCCGCGTCCTTGACGTTCTTGGGAGCACACCGACAACgctgtacatggatagaaaTGGTCTTAGGGGTGGACTTTTCGGAATACACACCAAAACAGTAGATGCACTTGAAAGCAGGAGATTTCAATATGGCATGGATGGTGGGCACGATATGGTGCATCGTCTTTAAATGTACCTCATAGTCCTCAGAGCTTCGCAACTTCACTCGGCAAAATGGACAGTCTGTGGGCGTGGACTTCTGTGTGGGTGGGTATACTGCCTTTGCAGAGTGTGGATACATCTTTATGTAGATTTTTTCTTGAGTGCTGGTGACCAGCACAAGGTTTAGCTCCCGGTTGTCCAGCAGGTCCTTGGGCACATCGGTGTTCAAGTTAAAGGTGGCAAACACAAGGTTGCCTTCATCATCACAGCTGAGTTGGAATTCCTTTTTGATGAAATCTCTGTTCTTCTTTACTTTCAAGTTATGTTCTTTGTTGGTGTGGTCCATGATTTGCTTGAAGGAGTAGAACATAAGGGGACAGAACAGACACTTCAAGCCATGcaacaaatgttgaaaaatcCATTGCTCAGTCAGCAACACGTTGCACCTTAGGCATTTGACAGTGTGGTTGCTCTGTATCTTGAGGAATGGAGCAAGGACAGCCAACTCAtttggtttgtttattttacgCATCGTCTGCTTTTGGCCTGAAGGTGTTGCCTTGGCTGGCCCTACGGACGCatctagcagagtggtctcAGGGGGACTGCGAGCTGGAGATCCGTTCTGACTCAAAACCACTGGTGTGCTTTTGACTACTTGGCCAGAATTTGCCTGTACCGACCCGACTTGAACAGGTGCCAGTGTGTAAGTTGGGACTCCGTTCACTTTGTTACCTGTGGGAATGAGCCTGACTGACTGAGAGGCCATAAGTGACTGTCTGGGAGAAGGCTGATTAAGGTTTAGTCTCGGAGTCATCAGCATAGGCGAACGCACGCCAATTTTCCCCGGGAGGTTGACCTGAACCCCTGGTGGAA
Coding sequences within it:
- the adnp2a gene encoding activity-dependent neuroprotective protein 2a isoform X1, producing the protein MYQVPVKDVAKLRRSRKRVKSILCDIALEDCQELVKKFKPYDAGEHCFNNTEWIDFTDGSLGKRKKKWRYRTQALCCSLCWFSTRSFYTFRSHVQRCHEEEMDIACLSACPKCTFISHPKVTEQHMKFFHTMPPKAPAGPSATSTLSTPFTPSTPIPPIQAFGHPANAVALTAAVTAAVSASETDGDRYTCLNCGYHDSLLYVMKKHVLVNHYATLLNRYFGHKVENAQKAFGSTKKAFITAPKYYCKECKLPAETIEHLLYHILSSEKHIDLLWHIMPFIREKFIPNQKYAEQQKFLAPKVMQHSLMVTRPNFMQQTKAVKGNLVPKSNGTMLVAGPANTTLLCPSARPVFLSSQPSALVPGTSVSTLQNAHQQSSTLPTSTAVNSINMVVPSMSQDPSNQVPVTMAVPTLPSAQAAQQVLLPPGVQVNLPGKIGVRSPMLMTPRLNLNQPSPRQSLMASQSVRLIPTGNKVNGVPTYTLAPVQVGSVQANSGQVVKSTPVVLSQNGSPARSPPETTLLDASVGPAKATPSGQKQTMRKINKPNELAVLAPFLKIQSNHTVKCLRCNVLLTEQWIFQHLLHGLKCLFCPLMFYSFKQIMDHTNKEHNLKVKKNRDFIKKEFQLSCDDEGNLVFATFNLNTDVPKDLLDNRELNLVLVTSTQEKIYIKMYPHSAKAVYPPTQKSTPTDCPFCRVKLRSSEDYEVHLKTMHHIVPTIHAILKSPAFKCIYCFGVYSEKSTPKTISIHVQRCRCAPKNVKDAERQLNPDPTVYLNGNIQNPIQQRGNSQAQRGEKEFGKLKTEGTSERNGRGRNSSNASVVLELDPTGMEMKSFEDRKEFLTKYFHRKPYPSRVETQVLAKRLWMNKADILFHFSTRRTRCMKVIQKKTTAVLLGFNMTEVNKVKHNLLIPEVAPIMKSEVNE
- the adnp2a gene encoding activity-dependent neuroprotective protein 2a isoform X2; amino-acid sequence: MYQVPVKDVAKLRRSRKRVKSILCDIALEDCQELVKKFKPYDAGEHCFNNTEWIDFTDGSLGKRKKKWRYRTQALCCSLCWFSTRSFYTFRSHVQRCHEEEMDIACLSACPKCTFISHPKVTEQHMKFFHTMPPKAPAGPSATSTLSTPFTPSTPIPPIQAFGHPANAVALTAAVTAAVSASETDGDRYTCLNCGYHDSLLYVMKKHVLVNHYATLLNRYFGHKVENAQKAFGSTKKAFITAPKYYCKECKLPAETIEHLLYHILSSEKHIDLLWHIMPFIREKFIPNQKYAEQQKFLAPKVMQHSLMVTRPNFMQQTKAVKGNLVPKSNGTMLVAGPANTTLLCPSARPVFLSSQPSALVPGTSVSTLQNAHQQSSTLPTSTAVNSINMVVPSMSQDPSNQVPVTMAVPTLPSAQAAQQVLLPPGVQVNLPGKIGVRSPMLMTPRLNLNQPSPRQSLMASQSVRLIPTGNKVNGVPTYTLAPVQVGSVQANSGQVVKSTPVVLSQNGSPARSPPETTLLDASVGPAKATPSGQKQTMRKINKPNELAVLAPFLKIQSNHTVKCLRCNVLLTEQWIFQHLLHGLKCLFCPLMFYSFKQIMDHTNKEHNLKVKKNRDFIKKEFQLSCDDEGNLVFATFNLNTDVPKDLLDNRELNLVLVTSTQEKIYIKMYPHSAKAVYPPTQKSTPTDCPFCRVKLRSSEDYERCRCAPKNVKDAERQLNPDPTVYLNGNIQNPIQQRGNSQAQRGEKEFGKLKTEGTSERNGRGRNSSNASVVLELDPTGMEMKSFEDRKEFLTKYFHRKPYPSRVETQVLAKRLWMNKADILFHFSTRRTRCMKVIQKKTTAVLLGFNMTEVNKVKHNLLIPEVAPIMKSEVNE
- the adnp2a gene encoding activity-dependent neuroprotective protein 2a isoform X3, which produces MAVLAKGKKKWRYRTQALCCSLCWFSTRSFYTFRSHVQRCHEEEMDIACLSACPKCTFISHPKVTEQHMKFFHTMPPKAPAGPSATSTLSTPFTPSTPIPPIQAFGHPANAVALTAAVTAAVSASETDGDRYTCLNCGYHDSLLYVMKKHVLVNHYATLLNRYFGHKVENAQKAFGSTKKAFITAPKYYCKECKLPAETIEHLLYHILSSEKHIDLLWHIMPFIREKFIPNQKYAEQQKFLAPKVMQHSLMVTRPNFMQQTKAVKGNLVPKSNGTMLVAGPANTTLLCPSARPVFLSSQPSALVPGTSVSTLQNAHQQSSTLPTSTAVNSINMVVPSMSQDPSNQVPVTMAVPTLPSAQAAQQVLLPPGVQVNLPGKIGVRSPMLMTPRLNLNQPSPRQSLMASQSVRLIPTGNKVNGVPTYTLAPVQVGSVQANSGQVVKSTPVVLSQNGSPARSPPETTLLDASVGPAKATPSGQKQTMRKINKPNELAVLAPFLKIQSNHTVKCLRCNVLLTEQWIFQHLLHGLKCLFCPLMFYSFKQIMDHTNKEHNLKVKKNRDFIKKEFQLSCDDEGNLVFATFNLNTDVPKDLLDNRELNLVLVTSTQEKIYIKMYPHSAKAVYPPTQKSTPTDCPFCRVKLRSSEDYEVHLKTMHHIVPTIHAILKSPAFKCIYCFGVYSEKSTPKTISIHVQRCRCAPKNVKDAERQLNPDPTVYLNGNIQNPIQQRGNSQAQRGEKEFGKLKTEGTSERNGRGRNSSNASVVLELDPTGMEMKSFEDRKEFLTKYFHRKPYPSRVETQVLAKRLWMNKADILFHFSTRRTRCMKVIQKKTTAVLLGFNMTEVNKVKHNLLIPEVAPIMKSEVNE